The following are encoded together in the Gordonia insulae genome:
- a CDS encoding response regulator transcription factor yields MSESVKGQGAGQGAKVLVVDDEENIRELLSVSLKFQGYEVSTAENGPAAIDRCRTFKPDVLVLDVMMPGMDGFGLLRRLRADGVAAPALFLSARDSVEDKINGLTIGGDDYVTKPFSLEEVVARLQVLLRRSGFDEQAKESSRITFADIELDDETHEVWKAGELVQLSPTEFTLLRYFMVNAGTVLSKPRILDHVWNYDFGGEVNVVESYVSYLRRKLDTGDTRLIHTLRGVGYVMREPRR; encoded by the coding sequence ATGAGCGAATCCGTGAAGGGGCAGGGCGCCGGTCAGGGCGCAAAGGTACTCGTCGTCGACGACGAGGAGAACATCCGCGAACTCCTGTCGGTTTCGCTCAAATTCCAGGGCTACGAGGTGTCGACCGCGGAGAACGGCCCGGCCGCGATCGACCGCTGCCGCACCTTCAAACCCGACGTCCTGGTCCTCGACGTGATGATGCCCGGCATGGACGGTTTCGGTCTGCTGCGTCGCCTACGGGCCGACGGCGTCGCAGCCCCGGCGTTGTTCCTGTCCGCACGCGACTCCGTCGAGGACAAGATCAACGGTCTCACCATCGGCGGCGACGACTACGTCACCAAGCCGTTCTCCCTCGAAGAGGTCGTCGCACGTCTCCAGGTGTTGCTGCGGCGCAGCGGGTTCGACGAGCAGGCCAAGGAATCGTCGCGGATCACCTTTGCCGACATCGAGCTCGACGACGAGACCCACGAGGTGTGGAAGGCGGGTGAGCTCGTGCAACTGTCGCCGACCGAGTTCACTCTCCTGCGCTACTTCATGGTCAACGCCGGCACCGTGCTGTCCAAACCCCGCATCCTCGACCACGTGTGGAACTACGACTTCGGCGGAGAGGTCAATGTGGTCGAGTCGTATGTGTCGTACCTGCGCCGAAAACTCGACACCGGCGACACCCGGCTGATCCACACCCTGCGCGGTGTCGGCTATGTGATGCGTGAGCCTCGCCGGTGA
- a CDS encoding winged helix DNA-binding domain-containing protein: MTARPAIADDQRRARLVRRHRLGVGAHATSVTELADSLVGFHATTPSTVYLSAWARIAGFTPEAMDDALYRERTLVKQLAMRRTLFVFTRPTLGDAIGAVGPRVAASERTNMVRDLRRSPGFDDPDVWIDTARAAVRDDLADGGLRTSTQLRERLPDLDGYVVNGVGTKWEARAPMGPRVLNMMSAAGEIVRGPNTARRRERSERVEWSSQWHVSRPAWSSMSRWLGEELPAETIEDGHRAMVRRWLRSFGPGTETDIVWWLGSTKRAVRAALAGLDVVEVDLDDGNIGYVLADDVPDDRPDANPTDDVEPRAFLLPELDPTTMGWKQRDFYLGPHREHVFDSNGNGGQTAWWDGRIVGGWRQSKEDGRIEVHPLEKLPRAATRALAEEAERLAQWLGDVRPSPGYPAPFMRR; this comes from the coding sequence ATGACCGCGCGCCCCGCTATCGCCGACGACCAGCGCCGCGCCCGCCTGGTCCGGCGGCATCGACTCGGCGTCGGCGCCCACGCGACGTCGGTGACGGAACTCGCCGACTCGCTCGTCGGCTTCCACGCGACCACCCCGTCGACCGTCTACCTCTCCGCGTGGGCGCGCATCGCCGGGTTCACCCCCGAGGCGATGGACGACGCGCTCTATCGCGAGCGCACTCTGGTGAAGCAACTCGCCATGCGTCGCACCCTGTTCGTGTTCACCCGCCCGACCCTGGGTGATGCGATCGGCGCGGTCGGCCCCCGGGTCGCCGCTTCAGAGCGCACCAACATGGTGCGGGACCTGCGGCGCAGTCCCGGCTTCGACGACCCGGACGTCTGGATCGACACGGCCCGCGCGGCGGTCCGTGACGATCTCGCCGACGGCGGGCTGCGCACCTCGACACAGCTGCGCGAGCGTCTCCCGGACCTCGACGGTTACGTCGTGAACGGCGTCGGTACGAAATGGGAGGCGCGGGCGCCGATGGGGCCGCGGGTACTGAACATGATGAGCGCTGCCGGCGAGATCGTGCGCGGACCGAACACTGCCCGGCGCCGGGAGCGCAGCGAGCGGGTCGAGTGGTCGTCACAGTGGCATGTGTCGAGGCCTGCGTGGTCGTCGATGTCGCGGTGGCTCGGTGAGGAGTTGCCTGCCGAGACGATCGAGGACGGGCACCGGGCGATGGTCCGGCGGTGGCTGCGCTCGTTCGGGCCGGGCACCGAGACCGACATCGTGTGGTGGCTCGGCTCGACCAAGCGTGCCGTTCGGGCCGCACTGGCCGGGCTCGACGTCGTCGAGGTCGACCTCGACGACGGAAACATCGGCTATGTGCTGGCCGACGACGTCCCCGACGATCGGCCCGACGCGAATCCGACCGACGACGTCGAGCCGCGGGCCTTCCTGCTGCCCGAACTCGACCCGACGACGATGGGCTGGAAGCAGCGCGACTTCTATCTGGGACCGCATCGCGAGCACGTCTTCGACAGCAACGGCAACGGCGGCCAGACCGCATGGTGGGACGGCCGCATCGTCGGCGGCTGGCGGCAATCCAAGGAGGACGGCCGCATCGAGGTGCATCCGTTGGAGAAGCTGCCGCGGGCCGCGACCCGCGCGCTTGCCGAGGAGGCCGAGCGGCTCGCTCAGTGGCTCGGCGACGTCCGGCCATCTCCGGGGTATCCGGCCCCCTTCATGCGCCGCTGA
- a CDS encoding RidA family protein encodes MSRVRLNGSAALHDGGFAYSATVAPGPLLFTAGISPLDADGVVEAPGDVVAQTRKCLQNLSVVLAEQGASMADIAKLTIYVAERLQVDLSVAWDAVVAEFGSEIPPAMMLGVTVLPYDEQVVEIEAIAAPGRG; translated from the coding sequence ATGTCGCGTGTTCGTCTGAACGGATCGGCCGCTCTGCACGACGGGGGATTCGCGTACAGCGCGACCGTCGCGCCCGGGCCGCTGCTCTTCACCGCCGGGATCAGTCCCCTCGATGCCGACGGCGTGGTGGAGGCGCCGGGAGATGTCGTCGCGCAGACCCGCAAATGCCTGCAGAACCTGTCCGTCGTACTCGCGGAGCAAGGCGCGTCGATGGCTGACATCGCCAAGCTGACCATCTACGTCGCGGAACGACTTCAGGTCGACCTGTCGGTCGCCTGGGATGCCGTCGTCGCCGAGTTCGGCAGCGAGATCCCGCCGGCGATGATGCTCGGAGTCACCGTGCTGCCCTACGACGAGCAGGTCGTCGAGATCGAGGCGATCGCCGCACCGGGGCGAGGGTAG
- a CDS encoding NACHT and WD repeat domain-containing protein yields MDFGDALARLFVQAGRPTLRAAASRSTVSAQRISDWRNGRHLPRDFTVVEPLLVWLTARAVAAAEPDVLSIPAWRELWDQRLTDAGDTESERPASPAVARPYAGLATLTAADSALFFGRDDLVATLVDTILGAACAARGPRLVIVAGVSGSGKSSLLGAGLARDLRLATPVRATITPSGVRVDDDTHVDSPRSDEAPAVVVLDQFEDVFALSDDLVVESIRAIEELAADTVVVLGVRADFFGQCVEFPILAQAWQSRCVIVSEMSGAQLRDVINGPVRLAGGRIESGLPDVMIGDLHAASTVGDRAGRLPLLAHVLAATWSRRSGNRMTISGYRAAGGIARAVADTAETAWSTVDPSDRNLARALLLALVHVGPGGYALRVPLHMDTIADRFPSRISAVIDIFAQARLLIVASDSVMLVHDVVLTSWPRLAEWIAADSGIHLWRQQLDVDTTAWVDTARSRSFLYTGSRLDTARQHRAALRRNYQHLLSADSEAFLDAAVVQQRRRRVVRICSISLVVVLAVVSTITAAIGFRQAHDLTLQRNSAERSALLSHIDSLQQTNPSLAARLLLVAHSLYPDDPTVTQRILGAATSPLSQPLVGHTGPVYDVTFDATGDRFASASGDRTARLWQRTDGGSYRSVATLTGYRNYLTSTAFHPTRPFLATGSGDGTVKVWDITTPDRPVLRTSVSPGHGTVYMVRFAPDGRHLAASSDDGSITVFAVSDDGALRETAVLAAHDGAARTVAYSPDGRLLASGGDDRVVHLFDTRVGDVPVPAGPPLRGFPSITHAVAFSPDSRTLAVTGDSPNAQLWDVADPARAFPVATALPNTTAGSWSITFDPRGDQVASARADGAVTVWNTVDPSAPVTQWSLPSSSAQGAPEQGSVRTFSTAFSPDGSTLLVGRSDGGFDLWHLPSGVIPDRGGTVTGLADNTDGTILATVGTDTTLNIWADGPVGWTRHARTPIERRVNDHPSVSVNANGTQAATANNNGGRIQLWDITNHDGPTPTAELGVSTRYTNAIAYAPHADLLATGATDTSVQLWNTADPRHPTPVGAPLTGPGDLIRSVVFSPDGRRLAVSSDDKRTYLYDIDGAASAASPSPPPSMIISDTTPAARALFSRDGHTLVLAARDLTTWDVRDHRAELLYREPDLHASTLSLTPSRLVVGTSTHHLTTYTLTDDGRLADGQSIVPLIATTDSTTTWQLPDHMSTDDTIITAGDVTGSLHLQTTDIRTAQRWVCGSTAPLTDPQRTMFLPHTDIPDECV; encoded by the coding sequence GTGGACTTCGGTGATGCATTGGCCCGGCTGTTCGTGCAGGCCGGGCGCCCGACGCTGCGTGCGGCAGCATCGCGGTCGACGGTGTCGGCCCAGCGGATCAGCGACTGGCGCAACGGCCGTCATCTGCCCCGCGATTTCACGGTGGTCGAACCGCTGCTGGTGTGGCTCACGGCCCGCGCCGTCGCGGCCGCGGAACCCGACGTGCTGTCCATCCCTGCGTGGCGGGAGCTCTGGGATCAGCGTCTGACGGACGCCGGCGACACGGAGTCCGAGCGGCCGGCGTCGCCGGCGGTCGCTCGCCCGTACGCCGGTCTGGCCACCCTGACCGCGGCCGACAGCGCCCTGTTCTTCGGCCGTGACGATCTGGTCGCGACACTCGTCGACACGATCCTCGGCGCTGCCTGCGCGGCGCGTGGCCCGCGGCTGGTCATCGTGGCGGGCGTGTCCGGGTCCGGGAAGTCGTCGCTGCTCGGCGCAGGCCTCGCCCGCGACCTTCGCCTCGCGACCCCGGTGCGGGCCACGATCACACCGAGTGGGGTGCGCGTCGATGACGACACGCACGTGGACTCCCCGCGATCCGACGAGGCACCGGCCGTCGTCGTGCTCGACCAGTTCGAGGACGTGTTCGCGCTCTCCGACGACCTGGTCGTCGAGAGCATCCGCGCCATCGAGGAGTTGGCCGCCGACACCGTCGTCGTGCTGGGGGTCCGCGCCGACTTCTTCGGCCAGTGTGTCGAGTTCCCGATCCTGGCCCAGGCCTGGCAGTCGCGATGCGTGATCGTGTCGGAGATGTCCGGCGCGCAGCTGCGCGATGTCATCAACGGCCCGGTACGGCTGGCCGGTGGCCGGATCGAATCGGGCCTGCCCGACGTGATGATCGGCGACCTGCACGCCGCGTCCACCGTCGGCGACCGGGCCGGCCGTCTGCCGTTGCTGGCCCACGTCCTCGCCGCGACCTGGTCCCGACGTTCGGGGAACCGGATGACCATCTCCGGCTATCGCGCCGCCGGCGGCATCGCCCGCGCGGTCGCCGACACCGCGGAGACCGCGTGGTCGACGGTAGATCCGTCCGACCGCAACCTCGCGAGAGCCTTGCTGCTCGCACTCGTCCACGTGGGACCGGGCGGGTACGCGCTGCGGGTCCCGCTGCACATGGACACGATCGCGGACCGGTTCCCGTCCCGGATCTCGGCCGTGATCGACATCTTCGCGCAGGCACGGCTGCTCATCGTGGCGTCGGATTCGGTGATGCTCGTCCACGACGTCGTGCTCACCTCGTGGCCGCGGCTCGCGGAATGGATTGCGGCCGACTCCGGAATCCACCTGTGGCGTCAGCAGCTCGACGTCGACACCACGGCCTGGGTCGACACCGCACGCAGCCGGTCATTCCTCTACACCGGTTCGCGGTTGGACACCGCACGCCAGCACCGGGCCGCGTTGCGCCGCAACTATCAGCACCTGCTGTCCGCGGACAGCGAGGCGTTCCTCGATGCCGCCGTCGTCCAGCAGCGACGTCGGCGGGTCGTGCGGATCTGCTCGATCTCTCTCGTCGTGGTGCTGGCGGTGGTCTCCACGATCACCGCCGCCATCGGTTTCCGGCAGGCCCACGACCTCACCCTGCAGCGCAACAGCGCGGAACGATCGGCCCTGCTGTCACACATCGACAGCCTGCAACAGACCAACCCGTCGCTGGCCGCCCGCCTCCTCCTGGTGGCACACAGCCTGTACCCGGACGACCCGACGGTGACCCAGAGGATCCTCGGTGCGGCGACGAGTCCGCTGTCGCAGCCACTGGTCGGGCACACCGGGCCGGTCTACGACGTGACCTTCGACGCCACCGGTGACCGGTTCGCGTCGGCGAGCGGCGACCGCACGGCACGACTCTGGCAGCGCACCGACGGCGGCTCCTACCGATCGGTGGCGACACTCACCGGATATCGGAACTATCTGACGTCCACCGCGTTTCACCCGACGCGACCGTTCCTGGCGACCGGTAGCGGCGACGGCACGGTGAAGGTCTGGGACATCACCACGCCGGACCGCCCGGTTCTCCGGACATCGGTCAGCCCCGGACACGGGACCGTCTACATGGTCCGGTTCGCGCCGGACGGACGCCATCTCGCCGCGTCGTCCGACGACGGGTCGATCACCGTGTTCGCCGTCTCCGACGACGGTGCGCTACGGGAGACCGCGGTGCTCGCCGCGCACGACGGGGCGGCGCGCACCGTGGCCTACAGCCCCGACGGGCGTCTCCTGGCCAGCGGCGGGGACGACCGGGTGGTGCACCTGTTCGACACCCGCGTCGGCGACGTCCCGGTACCGGCCGGCCCGCCGCTGCGAGGTTTTCCCAGCATCACCCACGCCGTCGCGTTCAGCCCGGACAGTCGGACCCTCGCGGTGACCGGTGACAGTCCGAACGCCCAACTCTGGGACGTCGCCGACCCGGCGCGTGCCTTCCCAGTGGCCACCGCACTGCCCAACACCACCGCCGGCTCATGGTCGATCACCTTCGACCCGCGCGGCGACCAGGTGGCGTCCGCACGCGCCGACGGCGCGGTGACGGTGTGGAACACGGTCGACCCGTCGGCCCCGGTCACCCAGTGGAGTCTCCCGTCGTCGTCGGCCCAAGGGGCACCCGAACAAGGATCGGTCCGCACGTTCTCGACGGCGTTCAGTCCCGACGGCTCCACGCTCCTGGTGGGGCGGTCGGATGGCGGCTTCGACCTCTGGCACCTACCGTCCGGCGTCATCCCCGATCGCGGCGGCACCGTCACCGGACTCGCCGACAACACCGACGGCACGATCCTCGCCACCGTCGGGACCGACACGACGCTCAACATCTGGGCCGACGGCCCTGTCGGCTGGACGCGGCACGCGCGGACTCCGATCGAGCGCCGGGTGAACGACCACCCGTCGGTGAGTGTGAATGCGAACGGCACGCAGGCGGCCACCGCGAACAACAACGGCGGTCGAATCCAGCTGTGGGACATCACGAACCACGACGGTCCGACGCCGACCGCGGAGCTGGGGGTGTCGACGCGCTACACGAACGCCATCGCCTACGCCCCGCACGCCGACCTGCTGGCCACCGGTGCCACCGACACGTCGGTGCAGCTGTGGAACACCGCGGACCCACGCCATCCGACGCCCGTCGGTGCGCCGCTGACCGGGCCCGGTGACCTCATCCGCAGTGTCGTCTTCAGCCCGGACGGTCGCCGTCTCGCGGTGTCCTCCGACGACAAACGCACCTACCTCTACGACATCGACGGCGCCGCGAGCGCGGCATCGCCGTCGCCGCCGCCGAGCATGATCATCTCGGACACCACCCCGGCCGCCCGCGCACTGTTCAGCCGCGACGGTCACACCCTGGTCCTGGCCGCCCGGGATCTGACCACCTGGGACGTCCGCGACCATCGCGCCGAACTCCTCTATCGGGAGCCGGACCTACACGCCTCGACCCTGTCGCTCACGCCGTCGCGACTCGTCGTCGGCACGTCCACGCATCACCTGACCACCTACACGCTCACCGACGACGGGCGACTCGCCGACGGGCAGTCCATCGTCCCGCTGATCGCCACCACCGACAGCACCACGACGTGGCAGCTGCCGGATCACATGTCGACCGACGACACCATCATCACCGCCGGCGACGTGACCGGGAGCCTTCATCTCCAGACCACCGACATCCGCACCGCACAACGGTGGGTCTGCGGGTCCACCGCGCCACTGACCGATCCCCAGCGCACGATGTTCCTGCCGCACACCGACATCCCGGACGAGTGTGTCTGA
- a CDS encoding carboxylesterase/lipase family protein, with translation MPTDELVVSTGHGPVRGRTGSGVDVWKGIRFAAPPVGDLRWRRARPPEAHTDVVDAVEFGPVCPQERNPAIALGDDVVMDEDCLFLNIWRPSAGTGHRPLPVMVWLHGGAYVFGCGSQPLYDGTDLAVDGGVVVVTLNYRIGALGFADLTSLNDPDEPRFESNAALSDILLALNWVRDNIAGFGGDADNVTVFGESAGAGLVTTLLTMPVADGLFHRAIAESSPATSMYDHERSARVAEKFLVAAGVEPGDRAGPDGLDVDRITAATMTTFADVPADNPGTIAFAPVIDGDLVPRHPMDVFRAGESLSVPLLIGTNKDEAALFKWMKSPLMPIAPTDIERMFAAMMAEYPDVTLPARAQITSAYSGMRPKVAGLGVARDIAFRMPTLWLAESHSRHAPVYLYRFDWATRMLRALRVGATHATELPYVWGNLVAGPRDITFKLGGRKTGEEISARMQSRWTSFAHVGDPAGDPGLAWPAFDERGRATLVIDADDRVVDDLDGDIRRAWGDEVLSFR, from the coding sequence ATGCCGACTGATGAGCTTGTCGTCTCCACCGGTCACGGGCCCGTTCGCGGGAGAACCGGATCGGGCGTCGATGTCTGGAAGGGCATCCGATTCGCCGCCCCGCCGGTCGGCGATCTCCGGTGGCGGCGGGCCCGGCCACCCGAGGCACACACCGACGTCGTCGACGCCGTCGAGTTCGGCCCGGTGTGCCCGCAGGAGCGCAACCCGGCGATCGCGCTGGGCGACGATGTCGTGATGGACGAGGACTGCTTGTTCCTCAACATCTGGCGGCCGTCCGCCGGTACCGGACACCGGCCGCTGCCGGTGATGGTGTGGCTGCACGGCGGCGCCTATGTCTTCGGGTGCGGGAGTCAGCCGCTCTACGACGGGACCGATCTCGCCGTCGACGGTGGCGTCGTGGTGGTCACGCTCAACTACCGGATCGGTGCGCTCGGCTTCGCCGACCTGACCTCTCTCAACGACCCGGACGAGCCGCGTTTCGAGTCGAATGCCGCGCTCAGCGACATCCTGCTGGCGCTGAACTGGGTGCGCGACAACATCGCCGGGTTCGGCGGCGATGCCGACAACGTGACCGTGTTCGGCGAGTCGGCGGGTGCGGGCCTGGTCACCACGCTGCTCACGATGCCCGTCGCCGACGGACTGTTCCACCGGGCGATCGCGGAGAGTTCACCCGCAACGTCGATGTACGACCACGAACGCTCGGCCCGGGTCGCCGAGAAGTTCCTGGTGGCGGCCGGTGTCGAGCCGGGTGATCGGGCGGGCCCCGACGGCCTCGACGTCGACCGCATCACCGCGGCGACGATGACGACGTTCGCCGATGTCCCGGCCGACAACCCGGGGACCATCGCGTTCGCGCCGGTGATCGACGGCGATCTGGTACCGCGCCATCCGATGGACGTCTTCCGGGCGGGCGAATCGCTGTCGGTGCCGCTGCTCATCGGGACCAACAAGGACGAGGCGGCACTGTTCAAGTGGATGAAGTCGCCGCTGATGCCGATCGCGCCGACCGACATCGAGCGCATGTTCGCCGCGATGATGGCCGAGTATCCCGACGTCACGTTGCCGGCCCGCGCGCAGATCACCTCCGCGTACTCCGGCATGCGGCCCAAGGTCGCGGGGCTGGGTGTGGCCCGCGACATCGCGTTCCGGATGCCGACGCTGTGGTTGGCCGAATCGCACAGCCGCCACGCGCCGGTCTACCTCTACCGGTTCGACTGGGCGACGCGGATGCTGCGGGCGCTGCGGGTGGGTGCCACCCACGCCACCGAACTCCCCTACGTATGGGGAAACCTGGTGGCCGGGCCGCGCGACATCACCTTCAAGCTCGGTGGGCGCAAGACCGGTGAGGAGATCTCCGCACGCATGCAGAGCCGTTGGACCTCGTTCGCCCATGTCGGGGATCCGGCCGGAGATCCGGGACTCGCCTGGCCGGCCTTCGACGAACGGGGCCGGGCGACGCTGGTCATCGACGCCGACGATCGAGTCGTCGACGACCTCGACGGTGACATCCGCCGCGCCTGGGGTGACGAGGTGCTCAGCTTTCGTTAG
- a CDS encoding formylglycine-generating enzyme family protein, which translates to MLTDLISLPGGSFTMGSDRHYPEERPAHRRAVEPFAVERHPVTTAQFAAFVEDTGYVTVAEESIDPADFPRADPAELVPGSLVFTPTDGPVDLRDWQQWWRWQPGASWRDPGGGVPVDERADHPVVHIAYRDAAAYADWARRRLPTEAEWEYAARGGAAGLDFAWGDELRPDGLDMANTWKGRFPYDNQGWGSTSPVGTYPPNGFGLVDMIGNVWERCVDVYVPRHVVPGTPAVEADGRPDLLAPTTSPRVMRVTKGGSHICAPEYCRRYRPAARSAQSDDSATSHLGFRCVI; encoded by the coding sequence ATGCTGACCGACCTGATCTCGCTGCCCGGGGGATCGTTCACGATGGGTTCGGATCGCCACTATCCGGAGGAGCGACCCGCCCACCGGCGTGCCGTCGAACCGTTCGCCGTCGAGCGGCATCCGGTCACCACCGCGCAGTTCGCGGCGTTCGTCGAGGACACCGGGTACGTGACCGTCGCCGAGGAGTCCATCGACCCCGCCGACTTCCCCCGCGCCGACCCTGCCGAGTTGGTGCCCGGCTCACTGGTGTTCACCCCGACAGATGGCCCGGTCGACCTACGTGACTGGCAGCAGTGGTGGCGCTGGCAGCCCGGTGCGTCGTGGCGCGATCCCGGCGGGGGCGTGCCCGTCGACGAGCGCGCCGACCATCCCGTCGTGCACATCGCATATCGGGATGCCGCGGCCTACGCGGACTGGGCGCGACGGCGCCTGCCGACGGAAGCGGAATGGGAGTACGCGGCGCGCGGCGGGGCCGCGGGCCTCGACTTCGCGTGGGGTGACGAACTCCGGCCCGACGGTCTGGACATGGCGAACACCTGGAAGGGCCGGTTCCCCTACGACAACCAGGGCTGGGGTTCCACCTCGCCTGTCGGCACCTACCCGCCCAACGGTTTCGGCCTGGTCGACATGATCGGCAACGTCTGGGAGCGTTGTGTCGATGTCTACGTGCCGCGACATGTCGTGCCCGGCACCCCCGCCGTCGAGGCGGACGGTCGGCCGGATCTGCTGGCCCCGACGACGTCCCCACGGGTCATGCGCGTCACCAAGGGTGGCTCGCACATCTGCGCGCCGGAGTATTGCCGACGGTATCGGCCGGCCGCACGGTCGGCGCAGTCCGACGACTCCGCGACGTCGCATCTCGGCTTCCGATGTGTGATCTGA
- a CDS encoding threonine/serine exporter family protein, with translation MREYIGRALGFLNPVRLIGDSHATIDTIEPGSIMVSPRKPIDRFDVAAMTEVLDLATKIGAVLLDSGTAAIDTQQQIIFVCGVYGLEDVDVDVTYNTIQVSARRGATLPPITTMEQVYYRSMDFTRLAQIDRLVRRIRDMALTPSTAHRMVDEIITAPHPYPHWVATCAWGLMASGISVLLGGRILVAVLAFLTTVAIVTINRRLNRIGTPVFFQQTIGGFIAVVPAAVTYGLSEELGISIQPSQVIAAGIVVLLSGLSLVGSVQDAITGAPITGVARFFEVLLMTGGIIAGVGVAIRLLEGTVGIYLPTIDTTTSFGAVDIAPRIFAGAVAALAYALASYAERRALPVAFLGGLIGATIVAAASFTTVGDVIANGVAAASVGLVGGLLARRALTPPLVVAVAGITPLLPGLAIYRGLYGILGDQTLDGFTWVASALAISCSLAAGVTLGEFIARSLRRPQLPVRPAWMSMLRRNRLQGYRRR, from the coding sequence GTGCGCGAGTATATCGGCCGTGCATTGGGGTTCTTGAACCCCGTCCGGCTGATCGGTGACAGTCACGCGACGATCGACACCATCGAGCCCGGCAGCATCATGGTGTCGCCGCGCAAGCCGATCGACCGGTTCGATGTCGCGGCGATGACCGAGGTCCTCGATCTCGCGACCAAGATCGGTGCGGTGCTCCTCGACTCGGGGACCGCGGCCATCGACACGCAGCAACAGATCATCTTCGTCTGTGGCGTCTACGGTCTCGAGGACGTCGACGTCGACGTCACCTACAACACGATCCAGGTCAGTGCCCGCCGCGGTGCGACGCTCCCGCCGATCACCACGATGGAGCAGGTCTACTACCGGTCGATGGACTTCACCCGGCTGGCCCAGATCGACCGCCTGGTGCGGCGCATCCGCGACATGGCGCTCACCCCGTCGACGGCCCACCGGATGGTCGACGAGATCATCACCGCACCGCACCCCTACCCGCACTGGGTGGCGACCTGCGCATGGGGGCTGATGGCCTCGGGTATCTCGGTGCTGCTCGGTGGTCGGATCCTGGTGGCGGTGCTCGCGTTCCTCACCACCGTGGCGATCGTGACCATCAACCGCCGCCTCAACCGCATCGGCACACCGGTCTTCTTCCAGCAGACCATCGGCGGCTTCATCGCGGTGGTCCCCGCCGCGGTGACCTACGGGCTGTCCGAAGAACTCGGCATCTCCATCCAGCCGTCCCAGGTCATCGCCGCCGGCATCGTCGTGCTGCTGTCCGGACTGTCGTTGGTGGGCTCGGTGCAGGACGCCATCACCGGCGCCCCGATCACCGGGGTCGCGCGATTCTTCGAGGTGTTGCTGATGACCGGCGGGATCATCGCCGGTGTCGGTGTCGCCATCCGACTGCTGGAGGGAACCGTCGGCATCTACCTGCCGACCATCGACACGACGACGAGTTTCGGTGCCGTCGACATCGCCCCCCGCATCTTCGCCGGCGCCGTCGCGGCGCTTGCCTATGCGCTGGCCAGCTACGCCGAGCGCCGGGCGCTGCCGGTGGCATTCCTGGGCGGCCTGATCGGCGCGACCATCGTCGCGGCGGCGAGCTTCACCACGGTCGGCGACGTCATCGCCAACGGTGTGGCGGCTGCCTCGGTCGGCCTGGTCGGTGGTCTCCTCGCCCGCCGCGCGCTGACCCCGCCGCTGGTCGTCGCGGTCGCCGGCATCACTCCCCTGTTGCCCGGTCTCGCGATCTACCGCGGGCTCTACGGCATCCTCGGCGACCAGACCCTCGACGGCTTCACGTGGGTCGCCAGTGCCCTGGCGATCAGCTGTTCGCTGGCCGCCGGCGTCACGCTCGGTGAGTTCATCGCCCGCTCGTTGCGCCGGCCTCAGCTCCCCGTCCGACCCGCCTGGATGTCGATGCTGCGCCGCAACCGTCTCCAGGGATACCGCCGGCGTTAG